TGATGTGGGGGTGACTTTGCTGCGGTTTTGCTTGTTCCCTGCAGACAACACGGCAGCGGTGCACACACAGAGAGTGGGCTTCAATCGCCAGGAGCAGGATGTGTACCTGCTCCCCATTCTGGTGGTGGACAGCGgccccccagccctgagcagcacagggactcTGACCATCCGTGTCTGCGGCTGCGACAGCAATGGGGCCATCCAGTCCTGCAACAGCACAGCCTACGTCGTGTCAGCCACGCTGAGCCCCGGCGCCCTCATCGCGCTGCTGGTCTGTGTCCTCATTCTGGTTGGTGAGTGCCTGCCTGTcccccaggtccttcctgtCCTGTCCCAGCTCCACTCCATCAGCATCACATGAATGTGTGCAGGCAGGTGCTTGAGCACAGTgctgtgggcacagagcaggCTCCTCTGCCTCCGTCTCCTCCCTGGTAGCTGCAGCATGGGGGCATGAACCTCAGCCCATGCTGGGGGGAACCAGTGGGGAAGCTCCCATGTTTGCCACAGCTCCTGCATGCTGGGCTCCACAcggcagccagagcagagctcccCGTGCCAGGCAGGTGTGatgctgcccagcagagcctggagagctgctggctcGCTCCCTGCCTGGACGGGCAGGAGCCAAGAGCTGCTTGCCAGCTGCCATGCTGTACTGACAGCAGGCGTCTCACAGCAGATGGAGGGGGGGGTGTGCTCCCAGCATGTGGGCAGGGGTGGCAGGTGTGGGGCACACAGGTGTGCTCTTACCTGAAAAGGTCAGCGTTAGAGcatgtgtgagtgtgtgggCAGGAcgcagagctgggctgcagtCAAAGCAGAGTGCTGCCCAGGTCAGGACCTGTacctgggaatgctgctgcctgccacaCTGGCACAGCTTCACTGGGCACGGGGAGTGTGCGCTTGTgtgggaaggggctctgagcgAGGGGTGTTGCAGTGCCCTCAGGTTTAGTGCAGGACAGTTGATGGATGCAGCTGCTGAACGCCCTCtctggccccagggctggctccTGGCTGGCTCTAAGGGCTGTCCAGACACCTGCAGGAGCCAGTGCATTGTTTGGTGAGGTCTCCTCTCCTTGGCACAGCTCCACTCCCTGGCTACCGCTGCATCTCTGTTCAGAAAACCCTTTCCCACAGGGTGCACTTTACACTGGTTTCATTTTCCAACGCAGTGCAAACAAATTTCTGCCTAATTGCCCAAACGAATAAAGTGCACATCGATGCTTTAAAGGTGATGGGCTGAATGGATGATGATCCaggacacagctgcagctcGCTGCTCAGGCTCTGTGCCATCTGCTCCACATTCACCCACCCAACATTTGGCTGCTACTGTGAGTCATGCACCCCCTTTTCCTACTCATCTTCTGCAGAACCCATCCGTTTGTCTGCCCAGCTGTGTGTTTATCCATCGCTTCCTGGTGGTCACGCTTCTGGCAAAGGAAGCTCCCAGTCTGCCCTGGGGCCCGGGCAAACCTCCCTCCAAGCCAGTACGTGGCACGGCTGCCGCTTGATGAGCCTGGCTGATGGGAACCGTCTGGCATCCCGGCAGGGCTCCCAGTGCCGGGAGGTGCTGTGCCTCCACACCTGCCACCAAGCAGGGCTTGTCCTCAccctgcaggagcacagcttcCCTGAGACTCTGCACCCATCTGACTGTCTCTTCCTTTCCCAGTGCTGGTCCTTCTGATCCTCACGCTGAAGCGACACCACAAAAGCCACCTGACCTCTGAGGATGACGAGGACATGAGGGACAATGTCATCAAATACAACGATGAAGGGGGTGGTGAGCAGGACACAGAGGCCTATGACATGTCAGCCCTGCGCAGCCTCTACGACTTCAGTGAGATCAAAGCTGGTGATGGAGGTGGGGGGCCAGGAGAGGGGGGCCCGGGCAGAAACCCAGCCTCCGAGCTCCATGCCCTCCCGCAGTGGGTGCAGAGCCCAGACCTGGACTTCTCTGTGTTCAGAGACTATATCTGCAGGAAGGTGGAGCAGGCGGATGAGGACCTCTCTGTGCCGCCCTATGACTCATTCCAGACCTATGCCTTCGAGGGCTCGGACTCCCCAGTGCCCTCCCTGAGCTCCATCAACACCTGGTCCAGCGGCTCAGAGCAGGACTTCTCCTACCTGGGGGGCTGGGGGCCACGTTTCCGGCAGCTGGCAGCGCTGTACGCGGGGCGCAGGGGCGAGGAGGACAGCGAGGAGTCCTAGCTGCCCCTCCAACCCCGCGGGCTCTGGGCGCCTCCTGCACTGGGGCTCCACGCCGGGAGCTGCCGCTCGGGAATCGTGTGCCCCTGGGCCAGACTGGCTGCCGGCAAGAGGCAGCGCCGTGGGCACCGGGCgactgctcctctgcagctgcctccagctcgGGTGGGCTCTACACCCACAGGGGGaggctgaggagcccagaggaGCCACTGGGGTGTCCTCAGCTCCTCAAAGCCAGTCTCCATTAAAGCACTACGCATTAACTTAAGAAGGAGAAAATCTAATTCAAGAGGGTTTGGAGAGGGTTTCTCCCCCACAAATTATCATTTAAATAGATCTGTTCGGTGATCCCCatccaggagaggaaaagcaaaccGGGAGCCTTTTGTTGTCTAAATTGTTTTTGTCACTTGAGTCAGAGCATTTAAAgagctttgatttctttaagAGCTTTCCTTGCAGAGGGAAACAAGCTTTTAACTTCTGTTCAGATTTTCCCCTCCTAAGTTTACTTGCTTTTTGAAGTCTTCCTTCTCGCTGCTCCCCGTGGGCCTCTCGGCTGCCGGCATGGTGTTGGAGGGAGGATGCCACGCTGGGATCACATCCTGCACAGAATGCCCGCTCACCTCAAACCAGGCTTCCCTCCAGTGCAGCAATTGCTTCACCCCTGTCTTGCGATCACAGACGTGCTGGTGATATGAAGGGGATCCCCAAcactccctgcagagcagacaTTGTCTGTGGAGTCCTGGtgtgccccacagccccagtgACAGACAGGGATGGTCCCACCTGTCACCGAGGTGCGATGCTGTGGCCtgagccacagagcagctggggcgCACTGTTGGAGGGGCCCAGAGCAGCACCCCCAGGtgggctctgccagctcctcacACAGGATCTGGGGTTTGCAGGGCTCCCAGCCAGGCACTGGCTGCCACCAAATGGTGTAAGGACATCAGTGCTCCCTGGTCCACAGTGGATGGGGGAGAGCTGCATCCCATGGAGGACCTTGCTGCAGGGTGCAGGAGAAccccagcccctggctgggAGGAATAATTCCTGCTTGCACCCAGCTGGCAGCAAAGCATCAGCATTAGCAACAGaacagccattcccaggagaCATGTGTGAGGCCAGAacctgctggcactgctctggggctgagctggctgcaggctgggcagcAGGTCTGTGGCACCTCGGGGTACCCACGGTGTCCCCACCCTGGCACAGTATCCTGCAGCAAACCAGCATGAGCTCCCTGTGGGACTGCTTTTGCATGTAATCCCTGGGTTTGGGAGGCAGGTCAGGAAGGTGCCAGTGGGATGTGCCATTGCTCCTCAGGCTGCAGATGATGCTGGAGGAAAGCACTGGGTGCCCAGTACCTTCCCAGCCCGCCAACTACCACAGAGAAAACTGAACAGCCTGTAGCGTGATGTCCTCACACAGCATCTCAGGCCGGCCTGGCTGGTGCAGCTCCTTATCTGTTCATGTTGGGAAAAAATCAATTATATCATTGATAGGTAACTGATACAGTCTCCCAAGGCCTGACACATCCTGGGCTTGTCATTGGGTTTGTCCTTTTAGTTTAACCACAGG
The nucleotide sequence above comes from Corvus cornix cornix isolate S_Up_H32 chromosome 20, ASM73873v5, whole genome shotgun sequence. Encoded proteins:
- the CDH22 gene encoding cadherin-22 gives rise to the protein MAKGLQGFSWTMLLLFCTIQELGSWAMHTAVEGPGLGEPGDPSLLAGGRVKRGWVWNQFFVVEEYTGTEPLYVGKIPVLLGLVVRVGLAHPAAHGFPLLLGHRYAIDRSTDAERIFDIDAKTGAIVTGKVLDRETAGWHNITVLAMEADNHSQVSRASLRIRILDVNDNPPELATPYEAAVCEDAKPGQLIQTISVVDRDEPQSGHRFYFTLAPEATNNHHFSLLDIQDNTAAVHTQRVGFNRQEQDVYLLPILVVDSGPPALSSTGTLTIRVCGCDSNGAIQSCNSTAYVVSATLSPGALIALLVCVLILVVLVLLILTLKRHHKSHLTSEDDEDMRDNVIKYNDEGGGEQDTEAYDMSALRSLYDFSEIKAGDGGGGPGEGGPGRNPASELHALPQWVQSPDLDFSVFRDYICRKVEQADEDLSVPPYDSFQTYAFEGSDSPVPSLSSINTWSSGSEQDFSYLGGWGPRFRQLAALYAGRRGEEDSEES